The Aedes albopictus strain Foshan chromosome 1, AalbF5, whole genome shotgun sequence genomic interval CCAATACGGAAGGCAACCAATCAAACTACTCAAGAGGCCCAAACGAAGCAGGATCCACCCACACGGACGAATTGTCATTCCAGGTGAATTCGGCACATGACGACTCAAGGAGGAATTTTACCACGACAAAAGGCTTATTCAGAAATTTGTGGCATTTCAGAATGGGTGAGGATGTTAGAGAGTGAGGCATCTAAATATCTTAGGACTCGCTCTTTAAAATATATCGATTTGTATCACCCCACCATCCCCACTGAGAAGAACTAATGCGTTCTATCTCTATATGTGTAATGAAACAGAAAAGGCTATTGTTGGATCTCGCTCCAACGTCGTCGGCCAGCGTCATCGTTGGCTGCTTCATACGTACAAGCGCAGTGAGCAGAAGAGCCCATTCAACAGTCGGCTCATTGTCCCGCGGCAGCCTGATATTGCGTCGGGCTCCATACAGGCAGCAGAGCAGCGCACGGCTGCTACCTATTCACTTTTATTTCTATTTTGTATCCGTACTAGCAgtcgcctataaaaggcgacTGCGCAACCTTTATTTGTAGTGTGTATCGTCATATCACCACTGAGTTAGGAGTACTGCCTCTCAGTGGTGCGAATAAATAGTAAAACGTTTATTGCGTGTACTTCTTCTACGCCGCCCGGTGTCCCGTATATATTTAGACACAACGTGGGGcaagacatcctggccgaaacagCTATTTTAGGCAGAATATCGCAACTCTCGTCAGTAGGCAAGGCGCCACGACGGAGTCCAGTAGGACAGTTCGATCAATGTTTTAGTGTTACCTGTATGTAGATAGTATTATGTAATAAAATGTGTAAATAGCAATTTAGTGTAATACGTGTAAATAAAGGATTTTAAATGTTGCTTGTATCAACTGTGAACCAAAATGAACATGATGTGAAATGTGTGTAACAGAAGGACAATAGCCAAAGTAACATTCCAAAAGTCCCGATGGAAGGCAGTGAAGGATGCGATCTACCCAGTCCGTTTGCAAATCCGTAAAATACATGTTGGGTCTTGAACATCGTCCACAACCGAAGGAATCTACAGGCCAAGGCTCCAACAATTGCTATAACCTTGGAGAAaactgtgttccagtagggatgttctGACAAGAAAAGAAATAAATAcaagatttaatagttctgcagtaaaaagcactgaatgttaactttgcaaaataccgtgatttcgggtgaaattgatcacttttcgtagtttttggcgaataatttttgaatacttatctttatggttaaatttaatgctttaaaacaagtaccaccatggttttcatcagtcaaagaggtactgcaaatcattttattacaaaaatatcatttgaaataaaaaatccaaaaattaatttcggggtgaaattgatcagtcagtgaaatgtttttgtaagtgctgaaaatattttttactcctgaattaaccaccccggaaTGCGACAAGCTATGCAAAATGCTTACAAGTTtactaattttttaattatttaagtttaaagcttaataaatcttaagaaaacgcctaaaagtaagcaatttccatactaaatatgttataacttccagaaaattacaattttatgcataaatttcaatatttatagaacttttgattgaCGAAATCGAGTTTAGCAAATACTtgacagctagaaacattcattcggaaaatattttattttatacagaaatatgtgactaattggctgtaaaacatgtaaactcatcattcaataacgcTTGAGCCcgatgatgaacattttttacaaattgttatAAGTTTAGagcgttaattttaacaaatcaaaatggccgtctcgtcgatcaatttcaccccactgataaaTTTCACTTGAAATCACGGTACCATTATTTTCTGTGCCCttattttttttccacaaaagattcgttcaaatattacgtaacgcaaaatttggcaatttcagaccctatccgctatccctccaccgcgtaactaGTTTTGAAAGagacatttttaaattttgtataaagcgtaacacagcgctggactccctcccctcattggcgttacgtaatatttgaacgaacccaaagcagaccctccacacctGACGTGCTTATAACAATTTTTCATGTTCATAttcataataatttaaaaaatgacccgattttgtcaggtacccgattttatcagcccaatatgctaccaggggctgacaaaatcggggtaCATATTGCACGTAGACGTGGAGGACCACTGTAGGAAGTTCAATTCATTAGGGGAAACAaccgagcatgtcgttgcaggctgttcagtgttagctggatcacctcaccgttcccaagaaacacggaagttctatcagaagctcaacgcatcccgcaacggcttcgtgccgcgagccgaaatatgcagggataaagacggaggcctcttgacggacggacgtggggtgatcgaaaggtggaagcagtacttcgatcagcacctgaacggtgtggagaacgtaggcacgggagcccacgtcaacggaagaaacgacgacgccagtgcagcggaggacggaaatgaaccaactcccacgctgagggaagttaaggatgccattcaccagctcaaaaccaacaaagcagctgataaggatggtatcgcagctgaacccatcaagatgggcccagacaagttggccatctgtctgcatcggctgatagtcaggatctgagaaaccgaacagctaccggaggagtggaaggatggggtaatctgccccattcacaagaaaggcgaccaaatgtgagaacttcatggcgatcactattttgaatgctgtctacaaagtgctatcccagatcatcttccgtcgtctgtcacctaaaacgaatgagctcgtggaaagttatcaagcaggcttcatcgacggccggttgacaacggaccagaaatgccgtgaataccaggtcccaacgcatcacctgttcatcgacttcaaagcggcatacgacagtattgaccgcacagagctatggagcatcatggacgaaaacggctttcctgggaagctgactagactgattaaagcaacgatggaaggtgtgcaaaactgcctaggcatttcgggtgaactatccagttcattcgaatctcgccgaggactgcgacaaggtgacggactctcatgcctactatatatctattttattgatatttatcggtgaacgaGTAAAACAATATATAGTAAAACAAGATttatacattttcattttttcaccccacaactcacaatttgatcgccgcagctgatgttacctcctatccagctgggagatcacgtaccactgtcTAGTAGGGTACTATGCGGTTGTGGTGCGCGTCCTCTCTCGTTTCCTCTTCGTCGTCTATCGTTGTTCGTCACTTGTCGTAGCTTAAACACTAACGCATTGTAGTTCGTGTTGAACAATCCACATTCACGCTGGAGGTTCACTGTATTAGTTTCCCCTGCCAGCTTGATGTGGAATGTCTCCGCGACGACTCTGCTCTCCTGGTCGGCGATGCGTTCAATTATTTTCGTCTCTTCAAAATTGAACACATGGCCGTCACATAGTGTGTGGTTCGTCAATCCAGTCCTGTTGTCTTTCCGTTTCACGTCATTTTTGTGTTCGTTGATTCTCGTGTCCAGTTTTCTTCCCGCCTGTCCGATGTACACCTTTCCATCCCCTGTTCCACACGGTACCGAGTACACCACATTTTTATGTTGTCCTGGTGGGATCGGGTCCTTCAGTTTAgcaaaaatctcatttttcaatttGGATTTTGCTTTCACCGCCAGTGTTATGCCgtgttctttgaggattttctgcaACTTCTCACTCAGACATGGTACATACGGCGTGGGGATGTACTTCGTTTCATCCGCCTCCTTATCGTTCTGCAGTACGTTGTAGTGCTTGTGCACCCTCTGTTCCAGGACATTCTGAATGAACCAATTGGGGTAATTGTTACATTTCAGCATTTCCTTCACTGTACTGATGGCCGAGGGGCGGTGCTGCGCATCGGTTAACTTGATAGCCCTATCCACTAGGGCAATCGCAGTGTTGCGCTTGTGGGAGTACGGACTTTCCGAAATGAAATCGAGATACCGTCCGTTTGTCTGCTTTGGTAACCattttttctcaaggattccatcTTTTCTCGTTACCATGATATCGAGAAATTTGATCTGCTCTTGTTCTTCCTTCTCCACCGTGAACTGCAGCCTATCATGGAAGTCGTTGAAAATCTCCAGGATTCGATCCACATGTTCCCTCCGTGCAACGCAAAAACAGTCGTCCACAtacctcatgcctactcttcaacatcgctctggaaggtgtgatgcgacgagccgggctcaacagccggggaacgattttcacaaaatccggtcgattgttgtgctttgcggacgacatggacgacatttggaacggtggcagagctgtacacctgcctgaa includes:
- the LOC134285059 gene encoding uncharacterized protein LOC134285059 — its product is MPGRSQGVLVYYTTLSHFGHTTTDYNILQYPTTTTVEDEYCLSVVRINSKTFIACTSSTPPGVPYIFRHNVGQDILAETAILGRISQLSSVGKAPRRSPVGQFDQCFSVTCCSVLAGSPHRSQETRKFYQKLNASRNGFVPRAEICRDKDGGLLTDGRGVIERWKQYFDQHLNGVENVGTGAHVNGRNDDASAAEDGNEPTPTLREVKDAIHQLKTNKAADKDGIAAEPIKMGPDKLAICLHRLIVRI